One Baekduia alba genomic window, GCGGTCCGGTGTCGCCGCCTCCGCGCTCCGGTTCTACGAGGAGCGTGGGCTGATCGAGTCCGAGCGGGCCGGAGGTGGGCAGCGGCGCTACCCGCGGCCGGTGCTGCGGCGGATCGCGTTCATCGTGTTCGCCCAGAAGTTCGGGCTGACGCTCGACGAGATCGGCCAGGAGCTCGCCAAGCTGCCGCCGGACCGGGCGCCGACGCGCAACGACTGGTCGCGGCTCTCGTCGGGCTGGTCGGACCGGATCGACGAGCGGATCGCCGAGCTGGAGCGGCTCAAGGCCGGGCTGACCGAGTGCATCGGCTGCGGCTGCCTCTCGCTGGACCGCTGCATGCTCTCCAACCCCGACGATCGCGCCAGCCGCTTCGGCCCCGGCCCGCGCTACTGGGTCGGGGACCAGCCGGCGCGCGCCGCGAGTTTGGTGGGCTAGCGCCCCGGGATGATCCGAAGCGCTGCGCGGTCGACCGACTGCGACGCGCCGTCCGTCGCCGTCAGCGTCACCGCGTACGTCGCGGCCTTGAGCTTGCCGAGCGGGATCTGCTTGCGTCCCGGCGTGCGG contains:
- the soxR gene encoding redox-sensitive transcriptional activator SoxR: MSTLLPIGEVAKRSGVAASALRFYEERGLIESERAGGGQRRYPRPVLRRIAFIVFAQKFGLTLDEIGQELAKLPPDRAPTRNDWSRLSSGWSDRIDERIAELERLKAGLTECIGCGCLSLDRCMLSNPDDRASRFGPGPRYWVGDQPARAASLVG